The following proteins are encoded in a genomic region of Spirosoma sp. SC4-14:
- a CDS encoding histidine kinase — protein MTREQLIGTIGKNGRRLNMRASELSDFDFSGLDLTQADLRFSNLSRANFRGAILRQANLSFSELNGADFTDADLYEANLSFCGLVDVNLTGANVEGATFNFAGRSKYVPEKVKPEPITLTTLLNKPGWGLLIGMFLGALLIYGSNAVIYFTNLIFTAKDPISAGLYRFLIVQNMTDGAVVFLLTWTLLGWLTQQFRVIWHRHIILSLAVIISFGVVNMGLYYLMGKPYIDELVKRPTGIEQTAPWYIYVMGNLLISNIFLYVLQQGRQLTRKLSEQEIQLLNLEKLKTRAELDALQAKINPHFLYNALNSIASLVHENPDQAEEMTLLLSKLFRYSTGRTGELFSTLADELEMVRTYLQVEQVRFGSRLTFSVDVSDESLNELRLPQFLLQPIVENAIKHGIAKRADSGRIDVRIYEKNGELHLCVHDNGPAFPDDMEGGYGLRSIQDKLKLLYGDDARVELQNWPLKQVLLSIRIARVRHEHPVMNSSTDAQL, from the coding sequence ATGACTCGTGAACAATTAATCGGCACCATTGGCAAAAACGGTCGGAGGCTCAATATGCGGGCATCCGAGTTATCCGATTTCGATTTCAGCGGCCTCGACCTTACCCAGGCCGACCTCCGCTTTTCGAACCTGAGCAGAGCCAACTTCAGGGGTGCTATTCTGCGTCAGGCCAATCTGAGCTTTTCGGAACTTAACGGGGCCGATTTCACTGATGCCGATCTCTACGAAGCCAATCTGAGCTTTTGTGGTCTGGTAGATGTAAACTTAACCGGAGCCAATGTAGAAGGGGCAACCTTCAATTTTGCAGGCCGTAGTAAATACGTCCCCGAAAAAGTCAAACCAGAGCCTATTACCTTAACCACCCTGCTCAACAAACCAGGCTGGGGTCTTTTGATCGGTATGTTTCTGGGCGCTCTGCTCATCTATGGAAGCAACGCTGTCATTTATTTTACTAACCTGATCTTTACCGCCAAAGACCCCATATCCGCCGGGCTATACCGGTTTCTGATTGTGCAGAATATGACCGACGGCGCCGTTGTTTTTCTACTGACATGGACACTGTTAGGCTGGCTCACCCAACAGTTTCGGGTTATCTGGCATCGGCATATTATTCTTAGCCTGGCGGTCATCATTAGCTTTGGCGTTGTTAATATGGGGCTCTATTATTTAATGGGTAAACCCTACATCGACGAATTAGTAAAACGGCCAACCGGTATTGAGCAAACGGCTCCCTGGTATATTTATGTAATGGGCAACCTTCTGATTTCCAATATTTTCCTATATGTTTTGCAACAGGGTCGCCAACTAACCCGCAAACTTTCTGAACAGGAAATTCAGCTACTCAATCTCGAAAAGTTGAAAACTCGTGCCGAACTCGATGCATTACAGGCCAAAATAAATCCGCATTTTCTCTACAATGCCCTCAACAGTATTGCCAGCCTGGTTCACGAAAACCCCGATCAGGCCGAAGAAATGACCTTGCTGCTGTCGAAATTATTCCGGTATTCGACGGGCCGAACGGGTGAATTATTTTCGACCCTGGCTGATGAACTCGAAATGGTCCGAACGTATCTTCAGGTCGAGCAAGTGCGCTTCGGGAGTCGACTAACGTTTAGCGTTGACGTGTCTGACGAGTCGCTAAACGAACTACGGCTCCCTCAGTTTCTGTTACAACCCATTGTCGAAAATGCTATAAAACACGGCATTGCCAAACGGGCCGATTCGGGCCGGATCGACGTTCGTATTTATGAGAAAAATGGAGAGTTGCACCTGTGTGTCCACGACAACGGCCCCGCTTTCCCCGACGATATGGAAGGTGGCTATGGCCTGCGTAGTATTCAGGATAAACTCAAGCTCCTCTATGGCGACGATGCACGGGTTGAATTACAAAACTGGCCCTTAAAACAGGTTTTACTCTCTATTCGGATCGCACGGGTGCGCCACGAGCACCCTGTTATGAACTCCAGTACCGACGCTCAACTTTAA
- a CDS encoding SgcJ/EcaC family oxidoreductase produces MESGRTASKSVFIATDEAAIRHIFDQLADAWNAGDASKFGSFFTDDCDYVTFAGQHIKGRQQNEQIHHDLFNAWALKGSTMHTGPGLATITFLSPTIALTHSTGTIQLRFQKKPPPDRLSIQTMVLVKTNGYWKIRAFHNCRVQQPDFLQRLLMSFSKK; encoded by the coding sequence ATGGAATCTGGCAGAACAGCAAGTAAATCCGTTTTTATCGCTACTGACGAGGCTGCAATTCGGCACATATTCGATCAACTGGCCGATGCCTGGAATGCGGGCGATGCCAGTAAATTTGGCAGCTTCTTTACGGACGATTGCGACTATGTCACCTTTGCGGGACAGCACATAAAAGGCCGGCAACAAAACGAACAGATTCATCATGATCTGTTCAATGCCTGGGCGCTCAAAGGCTCAACGATGCACACAGGCCCGGGGTTGGCAACCATAACATTCCTGAGTCCAACCATCGCCCTCACACACTCAACAGGCACCATTCAACTACGGTTTCAGAAGAAACCGCCACCAGATCGGCTCTCGATCCAGACGATGGTCCTGGTTAAAACAAACGGCTACTGGAAAATTCGTGCTTTTCACAATTGCCGTGTTCAGCAACCGGACTTTCTCCAGCGCTTATTGATGAGTTTTAGCAAAAAATAA
- a CDS encoding GNAT family protein → MITFQLSIGRLRPWREGDEDSLSQHASNRRIWNNVRDFFPYPYTPRDAHSWVRSNKSYQQPNNLAIEIDGQAVGNIGFTVKDDIYRYNAEIGYWLSEEYWGRGVMSEAVPIMTDYIFTNFQVNRIFACVLEGNIGSMRVLESSGYRHEAIHRKAAVKNNQYLDEHIFAMLRSEFRQMNA, encoded by the coding sequence TTGATCACATTTCAACTTTCTATTGGTCGGCTTCGCCCCTGGCGCGAGGGCGACGAGGATTCGTTATCTCAACATGCCAGCAATCGGCGCATTTGGAATAATGTTCGGGATTTTTTTCCGTACCCCTACACTCCTCGCGATGCTCATTCGTGGGTTCGCTCCAATAAATCGTATCAACAGCCTAATAATCTGGCCATTGAGATAGATGGTCAGGCCGTTGGTAATATTGGTTTTACGGTGAAAGATGATATTTATCGCTATAATGCCGAAATCGGTTATTGGCTGAGCGAAGAATATTGGGGACGTGGTGTTATGAGCGAAGCCGTTCCAATTATGACCGACTATATTTTTACAAATTTTCAGGTGAACCGGATTTTTGCCTGTGTGCTCGAAGGCAACATTGGCTCAATGCGCGTTCTGGAATCCTCGGGCTATCGGCACGAAGCGATACACCGGAAAGCGGCTGTTAAGAATAACCAGTATCTGGACGAGCATATTTTTGCCATGCTTCGCTCCGAATTTCGGCAGATGAATGCCTAA
- the cmk gene encoding (d)CMP kinase, giving the protein MPKIVIAIDGYSSCGKSTTAKAVAAKMGYGYIDTGAMYRAVTLFFIQERIAFTNQKEVELALERIHITFNYSNQTGKNQTCLNGLNVEDEIRTMHISNLVSEVSAIPEVRWAMVAQQQKMGRRRGVVMDGRDIGTTVFPDAEVKVFMTAETYIRAQRRQQELLAKGELVNMDEIIKNIEKRDLIDTTRSESPLVKAADATLLDTSHMTIEEQVDWVIELADRRLAELHRKKSRKVIQ; this is encoded by the coding sequence ATGCCGAAGATAGTAATTGCTATAGACGGATATTCTAGTTGCGGGAAAAGTACAACCGCAAAAGCTGTAGCCGCCAAAATGGGCTATGGTTATATTGACACCGGTGCCATGTATCGCGCCGTAACCCTGTTTTTTATTCAGGAGCGAATCGCATTTACTAATCAGAAAGAGGTAGAATTGGCCCTCGAACGAATCCACATTACATTCAATTACAGTAATCAGACGGGCAAAAATCAAACTTGCCTGAATGGTTTAAATGTTGAGGATGAGATTCGTACCATGCATATTTCGAACCTGGTCAGTGAGGTTAGCGCCATTCCGGAAGTACGCTGGGCAATGGTAGCGCAGCAACAGAAAATGGGACGCCGACGTGGCGTTGTTATGGATGGCCGGGATATTGGCACAACTGTATTTCCGGATGCGGAGGTAAAAGTATTTATGACAGCCGAAACGTACATCCGGGCGCAACGCCGTCAACAGGAGCTTCTCGCAAAAGGCGAGCTGGTCAATATGGATGAGATTATAAAAAATATCGAGAAACGTGATCTGATCGATACAACTCGTTCCGAAAGTCCTTTGGTAAAAGCCGCTGATGCTACTCTGCTCGATACATCGCACATGACCATCGAAGAGCAGGTCGATTGGGTGATCGAACTGGCCGACCGTCGCCTGGCCGAATTGCACCGCAAAAAGAGCCGGAAAGTAATTCAGTAA
- a CDS encoding FAD-dependent oxidoreductase, whose translation MTADFLIIGQGVAGSVLAWILDQRGCSVLLADDPALPSASSVAAGIVNPLTGRKLVQTWKADELFPFLHQFYVDIEQKLGVRFFYPKNIYRPFRSEAEKNDYLAITTTPEILPYVSHGVDNQLYSAYINNPYGGLEVRQAGWLDLNEFVRIIKGYFIRKSQYFEGSVSYNDLIIRDKDILWKDISIGNVIFCDGVQGRENPLFNWLPYNPVKGQILTAVVENYPIKTIVNQGVFILPIRDGLLRVGATYSWHDLDWQTTDDGRSFLESKVQALLKIPYQIVGQHAGIRPSTKDRRPFVGMHPNYPSIGIFGGLGTKGVSLAPYLAEQFARYLLDGEEIEPEANISRYVSLL comes from the coding sequence ATGACTGCTGATTTTCTGATAATCGGTCAGGGAGTTGCCGGATCGGTGTTGGCCTGGATTCTGGATCAGCGCGGCTGCTCAGTGCTGTTGGCCGATGACCCCGCATTACCATCGGCTTCGTCGGTTGCCGCCGGCATTGTAAATCCACTTACCGGCCGTAAACTCGTCCAGACCTGGAAAGCCGATGAACTATTCCCCTTTCTCCATCAATTTTATGTTGATATTGAGCAGAAACTGGGCGTTCGGTTCTTTTATCCTAAGAATATTTACCGTCCGTTTCGATCTGAGGCTGAAAAAAATGATTATCTGGCAATCACGACTACGCCTGAAATACTGCCTTATGTAAGTCATGGTGTTGATAATCAGCTATATAGTGCCTATATAAACAACCCCTATGGTGGCCTTGAAGTTAGGCAGGCTGGTTGGCTGGATTTAAATGAGTTTGTTCGAATTATAAAAGGATATTTTATTCGTAAAAGTCAATATTTTGAAGGGAGTGTTTCATATAATGATTTAATAATTAGGGATAAAGATATTTTGTGGAAAGATATTTCTATTGGAAATGTTATATTCTGCGATGGGGTTCAGGGGCGCGAGAATCCGTTATTTAACTGGCTTCCTTACAATCCTGTGAAAGGACAAATTCTGACGGCCGTTGTTGAAAATTATCCTATTAAGACTATAGTAAATCAAGGTGTATTTATTTTACCAATACGGGATGGGCTGCTGCGTGTAGGCGCTACGTATTCCTGGCACGACCTGGACTGGCAAACAACTGACGACGGTCGTTCGTTTTTAGAGTCGAAGGTTCAGGCTCTTCTAAAAATTCCGTATCAAATTGTAGGGCAGCATGCCGGTATTCGCCCATCCACAAAAGACCGTCGGCCTTTTGTAGGTATGCACCCTAATTACCCTTCAATAGGGATTTTTGGCGGCTTAGGAACCAAAGGTGTTTCGCTGGCTCCCTATCTGGCCGAACAATTTGCCCGTTATTTATTAGACGGCGAAGAAATTGAGCCAGAAGCGAATATTAGCCGATATGTTTCGTTATTATAG